In Thiospirochaeta perfilievii, a single window of DNA contains:
- the fusA gene encoding elongation factor G has translation MAYELSKLRNIGISAHIDSGKTTLTERILFFCDKIHAIHEVRGKDGVGATMDSMELEKERGITIASAATSVQWKDTPINIIDTPGHVDFTIEVERSLRVLDGGILVLCSVAGVQSQSITVDRQLKRYKVPRVAFVNKCDRTGANPYKVKDQLREKLNLNAVMIQVPIGLEEKHEGAIDLVEMKAYYFDADERHGVRVEDIPADLLDEANEKREELLDAASMFDDNIMELMMEGEDVPSDMLNAAIRKGVLALELCPVFVGSAYKNKGVQALLDGVTNYLPCPTDVENVALDLDNEEKEVVLESKDDAKTVALGFKLEDGQFGQLTYVRVYQGMLKKGGELINVRTQKKFKVGRLVRMHSNNMEDITEAQAGDIVALFGVECASGDTFCHPDLNYSLTSMYVPNAVISLSINPVDKSASDKMAKALNRFTKEDPTFRTFVDKESNETIISGMGELHLEVYIERMKREYGAVVETGAPQVAYRETITQPAEFNYTHKKQSGGSGQYGRVAGIMEPNTEENYTFVNEIKGGSIPTEYIPSCDKGFQDSMTKGHLIGFPVEGIKMTINDGQYHQVDSSDKAFQIAARGAFKEAYMKANPCILEPIMKVTLEGPAEFQGNLFGLVNQRRGMILGSSEEGSSCVVEAEVPLSEMFGFSTVLRSSTQGKAEFSMEVAKYAPVPKGISDELMRKYEEEKKSNN, from the coding sequence ATGGCATATGAATTAAGTAAACTTAGAAATATCGGAATCAGTGCACATATCGATTCTGGTAAGACAACGCTTACAGAGAGAATTTTATTTTTCTGTGACAAGATCCACGCTATCCACGAAGTAAGAGGAAAAGACGGTGTTGGTGCAACAATGGACTCCATGGAGCTTGAAAAAGAGAGGGGTATTACAATTGCTTCTGCTGCAACAAGTGTTCAATGGAAAGATACTCCAATTAATATTATTGATACTCCAGGACACGTTGACTTTACAATTGAGGTAGAGAGATCTCTACGTGTTCTTGATGGTGGTATTTTAGTTCTTTGTTCAGTAGCTGGTGTTCAATCACAATCAATTACTGTTGATAGACAGTTAAAAAGATATAAAGTTCCTAGAGTTGCATTTGTTAATAAGTGTGACAGAACAGGAGCAAACCCATATAAAGTTAAAGATCAGTTAAGAGAGAAGTTAAACTTAAATGCTGTTATGATCCAAGTTCCTATAGGTCTTGAAGAGAAACACGAAGGTGCTATCGACTTAGTTGAAATGAAGGCATACTACTTCGACGCTGACGAAAGACACGGAGTTAGAGTAGAAGATATTCCTGCTGACTTACTAGATGAAGCTAACGAGAAGAGAGAAGAGTTATTAGACGCTGCTTCAATGTTCGATGATAATATTATGGAATTAATGATGGAAGGTGAAGATGTTCCTTCTGATATGTTAAACGCTGCAATTAGAAAAGGTGTATTAGCATTAGAGTTATGTCCAGTATTTGTTGGTTCTGCATATAAAAACAAAGGTGTTCAAGCTCTATTAGATGGTGTTACTAACTACCTACCTTGTCCTACTGATGTTGAAAACGTTGCTTTAGACCTAGATAACGAAGAGAAAGAAGTTGTTCTTGAGTCTAAAGATGATGCAAAAACTGTTGCATTAGGTTTTAAACTTGAAGATGGTCAATTTGGACAGTTAACTTATGTACGTGTATACCAAGGTATGCTTAAAAAGGGTGGAGAACTAATCAACGTTAGAACTCAGAAGAAGTTTAAAGTTGGTCGACTAGTAAGAATGCACTCTAATAACATGGAAGATATTACTGAAGCTCAAGCTGGGGATATTGTAGCCCTATTTGGTGTTGAGTGTGCTTCTGGTGATACATTCTGTCACCCAGACTTAAACTACTCATTAACTTCAATGTATGTTCCTAATGCGGTTATCTCTCTATCTATTAACCCTGTTGATAAATCCGCTTCTGACAAAATGGCAAAAGCATTAAATAGATTTACTAAAGAGGATCCAACATTTAGAACATTTGTTGATAAAGAGTCTAACGAAACTATCATCTCTGGTATGGGTGAGCTTCACTTAGAGGTTTATATCGAAAGAATGAAGAGAGAGTACGGTGCAGTTGTTGAAACTGGTGCTCCTCAGGTAGCTTATAGAGAGACTATTACTCAGCCGGCTGAGTTTAACTATACTCATAAAAAACAATCTGGTGGTTCTGGTCAATATGGTCGAGTAGCTGGTATTATGGAGCCTAATACAGAAGAAAACTATACTTTTGTAAATGAGATCAAAGGTGGATCTATTCCTACAGAGTATATTCCATCTTGTGATAAGGGTTTCCAAGACTCTATGACTAAGGGGCACTTAATCGGTTTCCCTGTTGAAGGTATTAAAATGACTATTAACGATGGTCAATATCACCAAGTGGATTCATCTGATAAAGCTTTCCAAATTGCAGCTAGAGGTGCATTTAAAGAAGCTTATATGAAGGCAAACCCATGTATCCTTGAACCAATTATGAAGGTAACATTAGAAGGTCCTGCAGAGTTCCAAGGTAACCTATTTGGTTTAGTTAACCAGAGACGTGGTATGATCCTAGGTTCATCTGAAGAGGGAAGTAGCTGTGTTGTTGAAGCTGAAGTTCCATTAAGTGAAATGTTTGGTTTCTCAACAGTTTTAAGATCTTCAACTCAAGGTAAAGCTGAATTCTCAATGGAAGTTGCAAAATATGCACCAGTTCCAAAGGGTATCTCTGATGAGTTAATGAGAAAATACGAAGAAGAGAAAAAATCTAATAACTAG
- a CDS encoding VanZ family protein, which translates to MKKTLRLIPLFILYIAILYLSLKTPSGKPPIINNIDKLYHFIAYGTLGFTICFSILNKRISYVILVFSLIFGLTIEYIQGTLPYRDMSIADGISNTLGLISGTILYKRLEGLLRKYLSFIY; encoded by the coding sequence ATGAAAAAGACATTAAGACTTATCCCATTATTTATATTATATATAGCTATACTCTATTTAAGTTTAAAAACACCTTCAGGTAAGCCTCCTATTATTAACAATATTGATAAATTATACCACTTTATCGCCTATGGGACCCTTGGTTTTACCATATGTTTTTCTATTTTAAATAAGAGAATCTCCTATGTTATTTTAGTTTTTAGTCTAATTTTTGGATTGACTATCGAATATATACAGGGAACTCTACCCTATCGGGATATGTCTATTGCCGATGGTATTTCAAATACTCTAGGTTTAATATCTGGTACAATTTTATATAAAAGATTAGAAGGTTTATTAAGAAAATACCTTAGTTTTATCTATTAA
- a CDS encoding amino acid permease, giving the protein MKKKKFGTFEGVFIPSIEAILGTVLFLILPKQVAETGLIKMIIIILFAHTVTISTAFSLSDCATNLNKIGAGGMYALVRKSLGIALGGSIGIQLYLAQAASIAFYSTGFAEPLQPIIASSPYFSFFIQMFPDAQRQQQIIALAIYIVFFVIVFIVADFTIKLQKGILVILFMSVISILISPIFGVSSSVFTGSINFLGTGGSGLIVLVLVFTTFFPAVTGIGAGVGMSGDLKTPQKSIVTGTFSAIFIGLIVYLLSAFTFSLMDPDLLINNPLTTVLGIESGSITAVLVFIGILVATSSSGLSYFMTGPRTLFAIMDDNLLPKKMNFLKKDIFKGGSEPRIAVILTGLLGAGVIFSGGTETISAIVGIAFLAVYGWINLAAFLERVSRNPSFRPASKGHWLISLYGFLVCSIVMIIFNPPVSIFIGLGIGFFQIILFLLILKYKSKNKVEGVWWGVIFSLAGFLTSKLRRIVQGSKNWRPVVKVFAFGGNNDDVNNAVLRIGEMIASYQGLVTSHLITTSSNDVLKEVRRGLEEPVHRVLVNNKSELTMAVNSIIQSGDYSNISTNSVLLQYDNKINWESVIDQVVNKSQMNLMLYKDNPYFSWKSARNVYTDYNIDVWWRGTANGNLSALISYIIHRSNLAGKIKTNVRIIRKIDGDDQMSQAKIDLVTLITKARLTGSPLILPRDNRDILETIRDVSKDANLIMIGLPDSKKETMEKRNIFQNMLYSFEKQVDAFDSLPPVLFVKASHQINLLEE; this is encoded by the coding sequence ATGAAAAAAAAGAAATTTGGTACATTCGAAGGTGTATTTATTCCAAGTATTGAGGCTATCCTAGGTACAGTTCTCTTTTTAATACTTCCTAAGCAGGTTGCTGAAACTGGGCTAATAAAAATGATAATTATAATATTGTTTGCCCATACAGTAACAATTTCTACAGCATTCTCTCTGTCTGACTGTGCAACAAACCTTAACAAGATAGGTGCAGGAGGGATGTATGCCCTGGTTAGAAAGTCACTAGGTATTGCGTTAGGTGGAAGTATAGGTATACAGTTATATTTGGCCCAGGCGGCTTCTATAGCCTTTTATTCAACGGGTTTTGCAGAACCATTACAACCAATAATCGCCTCAAGCCCCTATTTCTCCTTTTTTATCCAAATGTTTCCTGATGCACAAAGACAACAGCAAATAATAGCATTAGCTATATACATTGTATTTTTTGTTATTGTGTTTATTGTAGCTGATTTTACAATAAAACTTCAAAAAGGCATTTTAGTAATTCTTTTTATGTCTGTAATATCTATATTGATATCCCCCATTTTTGGTGTCTCATCATCTGTTTTTACCGGTAGTATAAACTTTTTGGGTACAGGTGGGTCTGGTTTAATTGTTTTGGTTTTAGTATTTACAACTTTTTTCCCCGCAGTAACAGGAATTGGAGCTGGTGTAGGAATGAGTGGGGATCTTAAGACTCCTCAAAAAAGCATAGTTACTGGAACCTTTAGTGCCATTTTTATTGGTCTTATTGTTTACCTATTATCAGCTTTTACATTTTCATTAATGGATCCAGATCTATTAATAAACAACCCGTTAACCACAGTTTTAGGTATTGAGAGTGGTTCTATTACTGCTGTATTGGTTTTTATTGGAATCCTTGTGGCTACATCCTCTAGTGGTTTAAGCTACTTTATGACAGGTCCTAGAACTCTATTTGCTATAATGGATGATAACTTGCTTCCTAAAAAAATGAACTTCTTAAAAAAAGATATTTTTAAAGGGGGAAGTGAGCCAAGAATTGCTGTCATTTTGACAGGATTATTAGGTGCCGGTGTAATTTTTAGTGGTGGAACTGAGACTATTTCTGCAATTGTAGGTATTGCCTTTTTAGCTGTTTATGGATGGATTAATCTTGCCGCATTTTTAGAGAGAGTTTCAAGAAATCCAAGTTTTAGACCCGCATCTAAGGGGCATTGGCTTATATCTTTATATGGTTTTCTTGTATGCTCCATTGTTATGATAATATTTAATCCACCTGTAAGTATTTTTATAGGTTTAGGAATAGGCTTTTTCCAGATTATTCTATTTTTATTAATACTTAAATATAAATCAAAAAATAAAGTAGAGGGTGTTTGGTGGGGAGTTATCTTCTCGTTAGCTGGCTTTTTAACTAGTAAATTAAGAAGAATAGTTCAAGGTTCTAAAAACTGGAGACCTGTTGTTAAGGTTTTTGCTTTTGGTGGGAATAATGATGATGTAAATAATGCGGTTTTACGCATTGGAGAGATGATTGCAAGTTATCAAGGATTGGTTACATCCCACTTAATAACAACAAGTAGTAATGATGTACTAAAAGAGGTTCGAAGAGGGCTTGAGGAGCCTGTACACAGGGTTCTTGTTAATAATAAAAGTGAGCTAACTATGGCTGTTAATAGTATTATACAATCTGGAGACTATAGTAATATTAGTACCAATAGTGTTCTACTCCAGTACGATAATAAAATAAACTGGGAGAGTGTTATAGACCAAGTTGTTAATAAATCCCAGATGAATTTAATGTTATACAAGGATAATCCATACTTCTCCTGGAAATCGGCACGGAATGTATATACTGACTATAATATTGATGTTTGGTGGCGTGGTACAGCTAATGGTAATTTAAGTGCATTAATATCTTATATTATTCATAGATCAAATCTTGCAGGAAAAATTAAAACTAATGTTAGAATTATAAGAAAAATTGATGGGGATGATCAGATGTCTCAGGCAAAAATTGATTTAGTGACACTAATTACAAAAGCTAGGTTAACCGGATCTCCTTTAATCCTCCCAAGGGATAATAGGGATATTCTTGAAACTATTAGAGACGTATCTAAAGATGCCAACTTAATAATGATAGGCCTTCCAGATTCTAAAAAGGAGACAATGGAGAAGAGAAATATTTTCCAAAATATGCTCTATAGCTTTGAGAAACAGGTTGATGCATTTGATTCACTACCACCTGTTCTCTTTGTTAAGGCATCCCATCAGATTAATTTATTAGAAGAGTAG
- a CDS encoding DHH family phosphoesterase, protein MIDKLIKELIKSEKRVFIQTHDFPDPDAIASAFGLQTFFSIFNIPSTIVYCGEIQRDALKNMISSLDIKIYNSQDIEVLKEDLIVIVDGCKWSKNVTDLPGFEIAVIDHHIVKEPDDVPFIQIDEERGSCSTIITTYFMDKNISIPQNSATALKIGISRDTDLLTRKVTQVDVDAYHYLYQFANNELVNTLLRNNIQLSDFEFFNQTISSLSTDDGIAWHYFENGCETNLMGILGDFILSAQEIKLSILFANNDGSISISIRNENPCWNAADAIRVITKSIGAGGGHKEMAGGVIFKTSDFSLEDSIKKVLLNLHVK, encoded by the coding sequence ATGATCGATAAATTGATAAAAGAGTTAATAAAAAGCGAAAAAAGAGTGTTTATTCAAACCCATGATTTCCCAGACCCAGATGCAATAGCCTCTGCATTTGGATTACAAACTTTTTTCTCAATATTTAATATCCCCTCTACAATAGTCTATTGTGGAGAGATACAACGAGACGCTTTAAAAAATATGATAAGTAGTCTCGATATAAAAATTTACAACTCCCAAGATATCGAGGTTTTAAAAGAAGACTTAATAGTTATTGTAGATGGTTGTAAGTGGAGTAAGAATGTAACGGATCTTCCAGGTTTTGAAATAGCTGTTATCGATCACCACATAGTAAAAGAGCCAGATGATGTTCCATTTATACAGATAGATGAGGAGAGAGGCTCCTGCTCTACAATAATTACAACTTACTTTATGGATAAAAACATCTCAATCCCCCAGAACAGTGCTACAGCGTTAAAAATTGGAATTAGCAGAGACACTGATTTATTAACAAGAAAGGTAACTCAAGTTGATGTTGATGCTTATCACTATCTATACCAATTTGCCAATAACGAGTTAGTAAACACCTTGTTAAGAAACAATATACAACTCTCCGACTTTGAATTTTTTAACCAAACAATAAGCTCCTTAAGTACAGATGACGGAATAGCTTGGCACTACTTTGAAAATGGCTGCGAAACCAATTTAATGGGAATATTAGGAGACTTTATCCTCTCCGCCCAGGAGATTAAGCTATCTATTCTCTTTGCTAATAATGATGGTTCTATTTCTATATCTATTAGAAATGAAAACCCATGTTGGAACGCTGCCGATGCAATTAGAGTAATAACAAAATCAATTGGGGCAGGTGGGGGACACAAGGAGATGGCTGGTGGTGTAATTTTTAAAACTTCAGATTTCTCCTTAGAAGACTCTATAAAGAAGGTTTTACTTAACTTACATGTTAAATAG
- the pheT gene encoding phenylalanine--tRNA ligase subunit beta, with product MKISIDWIKDFVNLPDISDKELSEKFTLATCEVEGVEKTGELLNSVSIVEVVGKEKHPDSDHLNLVTFKTNDLDIKQVVCGAPNVEIGIKVPFAPIGTSFPDGFTLVPKKIRGIMSEGMLCSETELGIGSDDSGLKVFPNDAPVGKTLGEYLEVKQNLILDIDNKSITHRPDLWGHYGMAREFSAVFNTPLKDSFGTQWIEQIKSKMTDETAPVTVKVEEGTNCLGYKGLTVEGIKVEESPLWLKQRLQECEVRSINSIVDISNYVMLELGMPNHIFDFDKIEGGEIIIRTAGQDQKFVTLDEEERELLAKDTVVCDSKKPLVIAGIMGGLESGVTENTTKIFIESANWQDAEVRKTSTRLGLRTDSSQRYEKCLDTTMTERTILRILELVLELNPDAKVVGDIQSDGIIKKDDLNIDITVSHINSVLGEELTSEKITGILESLDFKVTGSGEKLSVLVPSYRATKDIEFECDIIEEIGRIIGYDNIVPVSPLNETSAVRLSSAKVLQRKIQDILVLQGRSLEIMTSPLISKKLLERAEWDTLNQNLVLANAMSTDRERMRPSLVPSILESVALNQKHYSKFGMFEHGRAYLENDKTFSEERTQVVLAYFDKKESRFLEARNVFESMMSFTKIPYQMEQANPKFPTPLLPTNWKGIHPTEQLDIKVMGKVSGTIFTVHPIILRNFKIKGNLVLAVLDLTDIQDKPLKDKTKYTPLSKFPSSTFDCTVEADLKTPVADVVSAAKKLRSKEIESIKVVDVFTPKDSDKKGVTIRIVFHDKDKTLDGELIKGLEDKLLKTLEKEGFPLKV from the coding sequence ATGAAAATTTCAATTGATTGGATAAAAGATTTTGTTAATTTACCAGATATAAGTGATAAAGAGTTATCAGAGAAATTTACACTTGCAACATGTGAAGTTGAAGGTGTGGAGAAAACAGGAGAACTACTAAACTCAGTCTCTATAGTTGAGGTTGTAGGAAAAGAGAAACACCCAGACTCTGATCACCTAAATTTAGTTACTTTTAAAACAAACGACTTGGATATTAAACAGGTTGTTTGTGGTGCTCCTAATGTAGAAATAGGAATTAAAGTACCATTTGCTCCTATAGGCACATCATTCCCTGACGGTTTTACTCTTGTTCCTAAAAAAATTCGAGGAATAATGAGTGAAGGGATGTTATGTAGTGAGACAGAACTTGGTATTGGCTCTGATGACTCAGGATTAAAAGTATTTCCTAATGATGCTCCAGTTGGCAAAACTCTTGGAGAATACCTAGAAGTTAAACAGAATTTAATTCTTGATATAGATAATAAATCAATAACCCATAGACCTGACCTTTGGGGGCATTATGGAATGGCAAGGGAGTTTTCTGCTGTTTTTAACACCCCCTTAAAAGACTCTTTTGGTACACAGTGGATAGAGCAGATCAAATCTAAAATGACAGATGAGACTGCTCCTGTTACAGTAAAAGTAGAAGAGGGAACAAACTGCCTAGGGTATAAGGGCTTAACTGTAGAAGGAATCAAAGTAGAAGAGAGTCCTTTATGGTTAAAACAGAGACTTCAGGAGTGTGAAGTTAGATCTATAAATAGTATTGTAGATATCTCCAACTATGTAATGTTAGAACTTGGTATGCCAAACCACATATTTGATTTTGATAAAATTGAAGGTGGTGAAATAATCATTCGAACAGCTGGCCAGGATCAAAAATTTGTAACATTAGACGAAGAAGAGAGAGAATTATTAGCTAAAGATACTGTAGTTTGTGACTCTAAAAAGCCATTAGTTATAGCAGGTATTATGGGAGGCCTTGAGAGTGGAGTTACAGAGAATACAACTAAGATTTTTATTGAATCTGCAAACTGGCAGGATGCTGAAGTAAGAAAGACATCCACAAGGTTAGGTTTAAGAACAGACTCTTCACAACGTTATGAAAAATGTCTAGATACCACTATGACAGAGAGAACAATCCTAAGGATATTAGAGTTAGTATTAGAGTTAAACCCAGATGCAAAGGTAGTTGGAGATATTCAATCTGATGGTATAATAAAAAAAGACGACTTAAACATTGATATTACTGTTTCCCATATTAACTCGGTATTAGGAGAAGAGCTTACTTCTGAAAAAATTACTGGAATACTAGAGAGTTTAGACTTTAAAGTTACCGGTAGTGGGGAAAAACTAAGTGTTCTAGTTCCATCATATCGGGCAACAAAGGATATAGAGTTTGAGTGTGATATTATTGAAGAAATTGGTAGAATTATTGGCTATGATAATATTGTTCCAGTCTCCCCATTAAATGAAACATCTGCAGTAAGACTATCCTCTGCTAAGGTTTTACAAAGAAAAATTCAAGATATTTTAGTTCTACAGGGAAGATCATTAGAGATAATGACAAGCCCACTAATTAGTAAGAAATTACTAGAGAGAGCGGAATGGGATACACTAAACCAGAACCTGGTTCTTGCAAATGCAATGAGTACAGATAGGGAAAGAATGCGTCCATCATTGGTTCCTAGCATCCTAGAGTCAGTAGCCCTTAACCAGAAACATTATAGTAAGTTTGGTATGTTTGAACACGGTAGGGCTTACCTAGAAAATGATAAAACATTCTCAGAAGAGAGAACCCAGGTAGTTTTAGCCTACTTCGATAAAAAAGAGTCTCGATTTTTAGAAGCTAGAAATGTTTTTGAGAGCATGATGAGTTTTACAAAGATTCCGTATCAAATGGAACAGGCTAATCCTAAATTCCCAACACCTCTACTTCCTACAAACTGGAAGGGGATACACCCCACAGAGCAGTTAGATATTAAGGTTATGGGTAAGGTTTCTGGTACAATTTTTACTGTTCATCCAATAATTTTAAGAAATTTCAAAATTAAGGGAAATCTTGTTTTAGCTGTTTTAGATTTAACAGATATTCAAGATAAACCACTTAAGGATAAAACAAAATATACACCACTATCTAAATTCCCTTCATCTACTTTTGACTGCACCGTTGAAGCTGACCTTAAAACACCAGTTGCTGATGTTGTAAGTGCTGCCAAAAAACTTAGATCAAAGGAGATTGAGTCTATAAAGGTTGTAGATGTATTTACACCTAAGGATAGTGATAAAAAAGGTGTTACAATACGTATTGTTTTCCATGATAAGGACAAAACATTAGATGGAGAACTTATTAAGGGCTTAGAGGATAAACTTCTAAAAACCCTTGAAAAAGAGGGATTCCCACTAAAGGTTTAA
- a CDS encoding DUF4230 domain-containing protein, whose translation MKKIHIIIITISIILLIIFVTLRVKSYREKRSKDLIFSKIEQLQQLVTAKQIYREVIYSKETKDFLWIPLANKEFLFALDYTITAGIDINKGYTVTNKSGYKLITLPKAEIFSIDADDTSIKEYFTKQRFSTLNKDDYFLLIQESKQSIIEGESIKRLLYESESSAKELLKNLLEISGEAVEVEFSNSVLRSLN comes from the coding sequence ATGAAGAAGATTCACATAATAATAATCACTATATCTATAATACTCCTTATAATATTTGTAACTTTAAGAGTTAAAAGTTATAGGGAGAAAAGAAGTAAGGATCTAATATTTAGTAAAATTGAACAACTTCAGCAGCTGGTTACTGCAAAGCAGATATACAGGGAAGTAATATACTCTAAAGAGACTAAGGATTTTTTATGGATTCCCTTGGCAAATAAAGAGTTTCTCTTTGCATTAGATTATACAATTACAGCGGGTATTGATATAAATAAAGGTTATACCGTTACAAATAAAAGTGGTTATAAACTCATAACCCTGCCTAAGGCTGAAATTTTTTCCATTGATGCAGATGATACCTCTATTAAAGAGTACTTTACTAAACAGAGGTTCTCTACCCTTAATAAGGATGATTATTTCCTGCTTATACAAGAGTCCAAACAGAGTATTATAGAGGGTGAAAGTATAAAACGTCTACTTTATGAGAGTGAAAGTAGTGCTAAGGAACTTTTAAAAAACCTTCTAGAGATCTCAGGAGAAGCTGTTGAAGTTGAATTTTCCAATAGTGTATTAAGGAGTTTAAATTGA
- a CDS encoding methyl-accepting chemotaxis protein, translating to MKKNMYIILILLIISTNLWSQNLIDSQYKINYSELNPGKYLETNWQNWQNWDGISFSGDKSNFNRMITLKNSFNVPSELNNKLLGLSIETTPYPVRVYINNYLILQSGSIEDRPIANGFTSDAQLISPNILKKSGNQITVEIYPYGYLVPFKNLVVSTYQEVSRANFWKNFFSSYLIRAISVIGFLMSLYFLFLYITADSKKFSFILFSLLNFSLMLAYAEISLAYNFVNELTIMKISKIGFLLAVTFLMNFVIEYTNTKRFKKTLIYSTSIFSIVFIIIVIMQKSRFAVDNILSIMTGYYFPIVVLTTLFITVVASIKTKRRDIIILLVAFLLFVGTIFHDLIYVVINEIPYTYLIPYGFIIYILAMFLNITNEQNKIAKKSKKQAEDIKKINSSQIEMIEGIKTITSIIKESELDLKEKINQSTQIITENSSTNKKVTKEIKEQVSNIEKTLPVIKIQLGNSIDEILEAVISQTEFAINIEKTLNTITEKMNKNQKNIDDTHKKSSNLSSIAESNKATIINSSNAVKTIQEHAKVISDVLEGIMDISERTDLLAVNAAIESAHAGDAGKGFAVVANEVRNLSSQSKTQVETSSQKLAAMGKAIQETSDLSIQVERGLFAIIDEALSSSSLMDITRLNIEDQYKETASLLASIKTLVDETSTIKILSESNKSINNDVQNTLIKFKDMLESTFILIESQEEQIENLRETIASIERLFKKSSSHSQELSLLLNN from the coding sequence ATGAAAAAAAATATGTATATAATTCTAATATTACTAATAATATCAACTAATCTTTGGTCACAAAACCTAATAGATTCCCAGTATAAAATAAACTATTCTGAACTAAACCCAGGGAAATACCTGGAAACAAATTGGCAAAACTGGCAAAACTGGGATGGAATAAGCTTCAGCGGGGATAAGTCAAATTTTAATAGAATGATAACCTTAAAAAACAGTTTTAACGTACCAAGTGAGTTAAATAACAAACTACTAGGTTTATCAATTGAAACAACTCCATATCCAGTAAGAGTCTATATAAACAACTATCTTATACTTCAATCAGGGAGTATTGAAGATAGACCAATTGCCAATGGATTTACCTCTGATGCCCAACTTATTTCACCAAATATACTAAAAAAAAGTGGAAACCAGATTACTGTAGAGATCTACCCCTATGGCTATCTTGTTCCATTTAAGAACCTGGTAGTATCTACATACCAGGAAGTTTCACGGGCAAATTTCTGGAAAAACTTTTTCAGTTCTTACCTAATACGAGCAATTAGTGTAATTGGATTTTTAATGTCCTTATACTTCTTGTTTCTATATATTACTGCGGATAGTAAAAAATTCAGTTTCATACTCTTTTCACTACTAAACTTTTCACTAATGTTAGCCTATGCAGAGATTTCACTAGCATATAACTTTGTAAATGAGCTAACAATTATGAAAATTAGTAAAATTGGTTTCTTGTTAGCCGTAACTTTTTTAATGAATTTTGTAATAGAGTATACAAATACCAAAAGATTTAAAAAGACATTAATATACTCTACATCTATATTCTCCATAGTTTTTATTATTATAGTTATAATGCAAAAAAGCAGATTTGCTGTGGATAATATACTATCTATTATGACTGGATACTACTTCCCTATAGTGGTATTAACAACCCTTTTTATTACTGTTGTTGCATCAATTAAGACAAAAAGAAGGGATATCATAATTCTTCTTGTGGCTTTCCTACTATTTGTAGGAACAATATTCCATGATCTTATATATGTAGTAATAAACGAGATTCCATACACCTACCTTATTCCCTACGGTTTTATAATCTACATTTTAGCCATGTTCTTAAATATTACTAACGAACAGAATAAAATAGCAAAGAAGAGCAAAAAACAGGCAGAGGACATAAAAAAAATTAACAGTAGCCAAATTGAAATGATTGAAGGAATTAAAACAATCACATCAATTATAAAAGAGTCAGAATTAGATCTAAAAGAGAAGATAAACCAATCAACACAGATAATAACTGAAAACAGTTCTACAAATAAAAAAGTAACAAAAGAGATTAAAGAGCAAGTAAGCAATATAGAGAAAACCCTACCTGTAATAAAAATTCAGTTAGGAAATTCTATAGATGAAATTTTAGAAGCTGTAATTAGCCAAACAGAGTTCGCTATCAATATAGAAAAGACATTAAATACTATAACCGAGAAGATGAATAAAAATCAGAAGAATATTGATGATACCCATAAAAAATCTTCCAACCTAAGCTCTATTGCAGAGAGTAATAAGGCAACAATAATTAACTCTTCTAATGCTGTTAAAACAATACAGGAACATGCAAAAGTGATAAGTGATGTCCTAGAAGGTATAATGGATATTTCTGAAAGGACAGATCTTTTAGCAGTTAATGCTGCAATAGAGTCTGCCCATGCTGGGGATGCAGGAAAGGGTTTTGCTGTGGTTGCAAATGAAGTAAGAAATCTCTCTTCCCAATCTAAAACCCAGGTTGAAACAAGTAGTCAAAAATTAGCTGCAATGGGTAAAGCGATACAAGAGACTTCAGACCTCTCAATCCAAGTAGAAAGAGGTCTCTTTGCAATAATTGATGAAGCTTTAAGTAGCTCTAGTTTAATGGATATTACTAGACTAAATATTGAAGACCAATATAAAGAGACCGCTTCTCTTTTAGCCTCTATAAAAACCCTAGTAGATGAGACTTCTACGATTAAAATATTATCAGAGTCAAATAAAAGTATAAATAATGATGTTCAAAATACACTTATTAAGTTTAAAGATATGTTAGAATCGACCTTTATCTTAATAGAATCCCAAGAAGAACAGATAGAGAATTTGAGGGAGACAATAGCTTCTATTGAACGACTTTTTAAAAAGAGTTCAAGCCATAGCCAAGAGTTAAGCCTACTATTAAATAATTAG